A single region of the Manihot esculenta cultivar AM560-2 chromosome 12, M.esculenta_v8, whole genome shotgun sequence genome encodes:
- the LOC110628570 gene encoding E3 ubiquitin-protein ligase CHIP isoform X2, producing the protein MGPGAVLTAAAKQAEQLRIDGNTYFRKDRFGAAIDAYTEAITLCPNVPIYWTNRALCHRKRNDWTKVEEDCRKAIEIDHNSVKAHYMLGLALLQKNELAEGIKALQRALDLGRGADPKGYMVEEIWQELAKAKYMEWEQASTKRSWELQSLKEACENALKEKHFLDNSQTEGFLDETIASHLKQLEALGQVFERAVEDDAPSEVPDYLCCKITLDIFRDPVITPSGVTYERAVILDHLKKVGKFDPITREPLDPSQLIPNLAIKEAVQAYLRKHGWAYKMDWI; encoded by the exons atGGGGCCTGGAGCTGTATTGACTGCGGCTGCGAAACAAGCTGAACAATTAAGAATCGATGGGAACACCTATTTCAGAAAGGATCGATTTGGAGCTGCAATTGATGCTTATACTGAG GCAATTACTTTGTGCCCTAATGTTCCTATTTATTGGACGAATCGAGCTCTGTGTCATCGGAAACGGAA TGATTGGACAAAAGTTGAAGAGGATTGTCGCAAAGCGATTGAAATTGACCACAATTCTGTCAAG GCCCACTATATGTTGGGACTTGCATTGCTACAGAAGAATGAGTTAGCTGAAGGAATAAAGGCATTGCAAAGG GCTCTGGATCTTGGTAGGGGTGCAGACCCAAAGGGTTATATGGTAGAAGAGATCTGGCAAGAGCTAGCAAAAGCAAAATACATGGAATGGGAGCAAGCATCTACTAAGCGTTCATGGGAACTGCAAAGCTTGAA AGAAGCCTGTGAGAATGCTCTGAAGGAGAAACATTTCCTTGATAATTCTCAGACAGAAGGATTCTTGGACGAGACAATTGCTTCCCATTTGAAACAACTGGAGGCTTTAGGACAAGTGTTTGAGAGAGCTGTAGAAGATGACGCACCATCAGAG GTGCCAGATTATCTATGTTGTAAAATCACGCTTGATATATTCCGTGATCCTGTGATTACTCCAAGCGGGGTTACATATGAAAGAGCTGTTATCCTCGAccatctaaagaag GTGGGCAAGTTTGATCCAATCACCAGAGAACCACTTGATCCATCACAGCTAATACCGAACTTGGCTATAAAGGAAGCAGTCCAAGCATATCTTAGAAAACATGGTTGGGCTTACAAGATGGACTGGATTTGA
- the LOC110628570 gene encoding E3 ubiquitin-protein ligase CHIP isoform X4, whose protein sequence is MGPGAVLTAAAKQAEQLRIDGNTYFRKDRFGAAIDAYTEAITLCPNVPIYWTNRALCHRKRNDWTKVEEDCRKAIEIDHNSVKALDLGRGADPKGYMVEEIWQELAKAKYMEWEQASTKRSWELQSLKYVNPIVFVSHREACENALKEKHFLDNSQTEGFLDETIASHLKQLEALGQVFERAVEDDAPSEVPDYLCCKITLDIFRDPVITPSGVTYERAVILDHLKKVGKFDPITREPLDPSQLIPNLAIKEAVQAYLRKHGWAYKMDWI, encoded by the exons atGGGGCCTGGAGCTGTATTGACTGCGGCTGCGAAACAAGCTGAACAATTAAGAATCGATGGGAACACCTATTTCAGAAAGGATCGATTTGGAGCTGCAATTGATGCTTATACTGAG GCAATTACTTTGTGCCCTAATGTTCCTATTTATTGGACGAATCGAGCTCTGTGTCATCGGAAACGGAA TGATTGGACAAAAGTTGAAGAGGATTGTCGCAAAGCGATTGAAATTGACCACAATTCTGTCAAG GCTCTGGATCTTGGTAGGGGTGCAGACCCAAAGGGTTATATGGTAGAAGAGATCTGGCAAGAGCTAGCAAAAGCAAAATACATGGAATGGGAGCAAGCATCTACTAAGCGTTCATGGGAACTGCAAAGCTTGAAGTATGTAAATCCCA TTGTCTTTGTTTCTCACAGAGAAGCCTGTGAGAATGCTCTGAAGGAGAAACATTTCCTTGATAATTCTCAGACAGAAGGATTCTTGGACGAGACAATTGCTTCCCATTTGAAACAACTGGAGGCTTTAGGACAAGTGTTTGAGAGAGCTGTAGAAGATGACGCACCATCAGAG GTGCCAGATTATCTATGTTGTAAAATCACGCTTGATATATTCCGTGATCCTGTGATTACTCCAAGCGGGGTTACATATGAAAGAGCTGTTATCCTCGAccatctaaagaag GTGGGCAAGTTTGATCCAATCACCAGAGAACCACTTGATCCATCACAGCTAATACCGAACTTGGCTATAAAGGAAGCAGTCCAAGCATATCTTAGAAAACATGGTTGGGCTTACAAGATGGACTGGATTTGA
- the LOC110628570 gene encoding E3 ubiquitin-protein ligase CHIP isoform X5, protein MGTPISERIDLELQLMLILRQLLCALMFLFIGRIELCVIGNGSIDWTKVEEDCRKAIEIDHNSVKALDLGRGADPKGYMVEEIWQELAKAKYMEWEQASTKRSWELQSLKYVNPIVFVSHREACENALKEKHFLDNSQTEGFLDETIASHLKQLEALGQVFERAVEDDAPSEVPDYLCCKITLDIFRDPVITPSGVTYERAVILDHLKKVGKFDPITREPLDPSQLIPNLAIKEAVQAYLRKHGWAYKMDWI, encoded by the exons ATGGGAACACCTATTTCAGAAAGGATCGATTTGGAGCTGCAATTGATGCTTATACTGAG GCAATTACTTTGTGCCCTAATGTTCCTATTTATTGGACGAATCGAGCTCTGTGTCATCGGAAACGGAAGTAT TGATTGGACAAAAGTTGAAGAGGATTGTCGCAAAGCGATTGAAATTGACCACAATTCTGTCAAG GCTCTGGATCTTGGTAGGGGTGCAGACCCAAAGGGTTATATGGTAGAAGAGATCTGGCAAGAGCTAGCAAAAGCAAAATACATGGAATGGGAGCAAGCATCTACTAAGCGTTCATGGGAACTGCAAAGCTTGAAGTATGTAAATCCCA TTGTCTTTGTTTCTCACAGAGAAGCCTGTGAGAATGCTCTGAAGGAGAAACATTTCCTTGATAATTCTCAGACAGAAGGATTCTTGGACGAGACAATTGCTTCCCATTTGAAACAACTGGAGGCTTTAGGACAAGTGTTTGAGAGAGCTGTAGAAGATGACGCACCATCAGAG GTGCCAGATTATCTATGTTGTAAAATCACGCTTGATATATTCCGTGATCCTGTGATTACTCCAAGCGGGGTTACATATGAAAGAGCTGTTATCCTCGAccatctaaagaag GTGGGCAAGTTTGATCCAATCACCAGAGAACCACTTGATCCATCACAGCTAATACCGAACTTGGCTATAAAGGAAGCAGTCCAAGCATATCTTAGAAAACATGGTTGGGCTTACAAGATGGACTGGATTTGA
- the LOC110628891 gene encoding adenylylsulfatase HINT3 isoform X1 codes for METRRLTILCSHLRPIPLPATPLSPSNCLSDDKGILQNDCVFCKIIRGESPAFKLYEDDTCLCILDTNPLSYGHSLIIPKSHFSSLEATPPSVVAAMCSKVPFIGNAIMKATGSDSFNLLVNNGAAAGQVIFHTHIHIIPRKARDCLWTTESLQRHPLDLDQRASQLVNRVREQLSSNSENGKDQESSLPRN; via the exons ATGGAGACACGGAGGCTCACCATTCTCTGCTCCCATCTCCGCCCCATACCTCTGCCTGCCACACCTTTATCTCCTTCTAATTGCCTTTCTGATGACAAGGGGATTCTGCAAAATGACTGCGTTTTCTGCAAGATTATTCGCGGAGAGTCCCCGGCTTTTAAG CTTTATGAAGATGATACGTGCCTGTGTATTTTGGATACAAATCCGTTGAGTTATGG GCACTCTCTTATTATCCCAAAATCTCATTTCTCTTCCTTGGAAGCCACTCCTCCATCT GTGGTCGCAGCTATGTGTTCAAAGGTACCTTTTATTGGCAATGCAATCATGAAAGCCACTGGTTCTG ATTCTTTCAATTTGTTGGTTAATAATGGTGCAGCTGCTGGCCAAGTAATATTTCAT ACGCACATCCATATAATCCCTCGAAAGGCGCGAGATTGCTTATGGACCACTGAG AGTTTGCAGAGGCATCCCTTGGATTTGGACCAAAGAGCATCTCAACTTGTTAACCGTGTTCGAGAACAATTATCAAGCAATTCTGAAAATGGCAAGGATCAAGAATCTAGTCTCCCTAGAAATTAA
- the LOC110628570 gene encoding E3 ubiquitin-protein ligase CHIP isoform X3, with translation MGTPISERIDLELQLMLILRQLLCALMFLFIGRIELCVIGNGSIDWTKVEEDCRKAIEIDHNSVKAHYMLGLALLQKNELAEGIKALQRALDLGRGADPKGYMVEEIWQELAKAKYMEWEQASTKRSWELQSLKYVNPIVFVSHREACENALKEKHFLDNSQTEGFLDETIASHLKQLEALGQVFERAVEDDAPSEVPDYLCCKITLDIFRDPVITPSGVTYERAVILDHLKKVGKFDPITREPLDPSQLIPNLAIKEAVQAYLRKHGWAYKMDWI, from the exons ATGGGAACACCTATTTCAGAAAGGATCGATTTGGAGCTGCAATTGATGCTTATACTGAG GCAATTACTTTGTGCCCTAATGTTCCTATTTATTGGACGAATCGAGCTCTGTGTCATCGGAAACGGAAGTAT TGATTGGACAAAAGTTGAAGAGGATTGTCGCAAAGCGATTGAAATTGACCACAATTCTGTCAAG GCCCACTATATGTTGGGACTTGCATTGCTACAGAAGAATGAGTTAGCTGAAGGAATAAAGGCATTGCAAAGG GCTCTGGATCTTGGTAGGGGTGCAGACCCAAAGGGTTATATGGTAGAAGAGATCTGGCAAGAGCTAGCAAAAGCAAAATACATGGAATGGGAGCAAGCATCTACTAAGCGTTCATGGGAACTGCAAAGCTTGAAGTATGTAAATCCCA TTGTCTTTGTTTCTCACAGAGAAGCCTGTGAGAATGCTCTGAAGGAGAAACATTTCCTTGATAATTCTCAGACAGAAGGATTCTTGGACGAGACAATTGCTTCCCATTTGAAACAACTGGAGGCTTTAGGACAAGTGTTTGAGAGAGCTGTAGAAGATGACGCACCATCAGAG GTGCCAGATTATCTATGTTGTAAAATCACGCTTGATATATTCCGTGATCCTGTGATTACTCCAAGCGGGGTTACATATGAAAGAGCTGTTATCCTCGAccatctaaagaag GTGGGCAAGTTTGATCCAATCACCAGAGAACCACTTGATCCATCACAGCTAATACCGAACTTGGCTATAAAGGAAGCAGTCCAAGCATATCTTAGAAAACATGGTTGGGCTTACAAGATGGACTGGATTTGA
- the LOC110628570 gene encoding E3 ubiquitin-protein ligase CHIP isoform X1 — protein sequence MGPGAVLTAAAKQAEQLRIDGNTYFRKDRFGAAIDAYTEAITLCPNVPIYWTNRALCHRKRNDWTKVEEDCRKAIEIDHNSVKAHYMLGLALLQKNELAEGIKALQRALDLGRGADPKGYMVEEIWQELAKAKYMEWEQASTKRSWELQSLKYVNPIVFVSHREACENALKEKHFLDNSQTEGFLDETIASHLKQLEALGQVFERAVEDDAPSEVPDYLCCKITLDIFRDPVITPSGVTYERAVILDHLKKVGKFDPITREPLDPSQLIPNLAIKEAVQAYLRKHGWAYKMDWI from the exons atGGGGCCTGGAGCTGTATTGACTGCGGCTGCGAAACAAGCTGAACAATTAAGAATCGATGGGAACACCTATTTCAGAAAGGATCGATTTGGAGCTGCAATTGATGCTTATACTGAG GCAATTACTTTGTGCCCTAATGTTCCTATTTATTGGACGAATCGAGCTCTGTGTCATCGGAAACGGAA TGATTGGACAAAAGTTGAAGAGGATTGTCGCAAAGCGATTGAAATTGACCACAATTCTGTCAAG GCCCACTATATGTTGGGACTTGCATTGCTACAGAAGAATGAGTTAGCTGAAGGAATAAAGGCATTGCAAAGG GCTCTGGATCTTGGTAGGGGTGCAGACCCAAAGGGTTATATGGTAGAAGAGATCTGGCAAGAGCTAGCAAAAGCAAAATACATGGAATGGGAGCAAGCATCTACTAAGCGTTCATGGGAACTGCAAAGCTTGAAGTATGTAAATCCCA TTGTCTTTGTTTCTCACAGAGAAGCCTGTGAGAATGCTCTGAAGGAGAAACATTTCCTTGATAATTCTCAGACAGAAGGATTCTTGGACGAGACAATTGCTTCCCATTTGAAACAACTGGAGGCTTTAGGACAAGTGTTTGAGAGAGCTGTAGAAGATGACGCACCATCAGAG GTGCCAGATTATCTATGTTGTAAAATCACGCTTGATATATTCCGTGATCCTGTGATTACTCCAAGCGGGGTTACATATGAAAGAGCTGTTATCCTCGAccatctaaagaag GTGGGCAAGTTTGATCCAATCACCAGAGAACCACTTGATCCATCACAGCTAATACCGAACTTGGCTATAAAGGAAGCAGTCCAAGCATATCTTAGAAAACATGGTTGGGCTTACAAGATGGACTGGATTTGA
- the LOC110628891 gene encoding adenylylsulfatase HINT3 isoform X2, producing the protein METRRLTILCSHLRPIPLPATPLSPSNCLSDDKGILQNDCVFCKIIRGESPAFKLYEDDTCLCILDTNPLSYGHSLIIPKSHFSSLEATPPSVVAAMCSKVPFIGNAIMKATGSDSFNLLVNNGAAAGQVIFHQSKMDIYANFSMEILDAHPYNPSKGARLLMDH; encoded by the exons ATGGAGACACGGAGGCTCACCATTCTCTGCTCCCATCTCCGCCCCATACCTCTGCCTGCCACACCTTTATCTCCTTCTAATTGCCTTTCTGATGACAAGGGGATTCTGCAAAATGACTGCGTTTTCTGCAAGATTATTCGCGGAGAGTCCCCGGCTTTTAAG CTTTATGAAGATGATACGTGCCTGTGTATTTTGGATACAAATCCGTTGAGTTATGG GCACTCTCTTATTATCCCAAAATCTCATTTCTCTTCCTTGGAAGCCACTCCTCCATCT GTGGTCGCAGCTATGTGTTCAAAGGTACCTTTTATTGGCAATGCAATCATGAAAGCCACTGGTTCTG ATTCTTTCAATTTGTTGGTTAATAATGGTGCAGCTGCTGGCCAAGTAATATTTCAT CAGAGTAAAATGGACATTTATGCTAATTTTTCCATGGAAATTCTAGACGCACATCCATATAATCCCTCGAAAGGCGCGAGATTGCTTATGGACCACTGA